The following proteins are co-located in the Dromiciops gliroides isolate mDroGli1 chromosome 2, mDroGli1.pri, whole genome shotgun sequence genome:
- the CPNE1 gene encoding LOW QUALITY PROTEIN: copine-1 (The sequence of the model RefSeq protein was modified relative to this genomic sequence to represent the inferred CDS: deleted 1 base in 1 codon), with the protein MAHCVTSVQLSISCDQLIDKDVGSKSDPLCVLLQDVGGGNWAELCRTERVRNCSSPEFSRPLPIDYHFETVQKLRFGVYDIDNNTPDLGDDDFLGGAECTLGQIVSSQTVTLPLMLKPGKPAGHGTITISAQEVKDTRVVIMEVEARNLDKKDFLGKSDPFLEFYRQGDGKWHLVYRSEVIKNNLNPTWSRFSVPLQRFCGGDPTLPIQVRCSDYDSDGSHDLIGSFQTNLTQLQGTPVEFDCIHPEKQQKKKSYKNSGTIRVKVCQIEAEFSFLDYVMGGCQINFTVGMDFTGSNGDPSSPDSLHYLSPSGVNEYLTALWSVGCVVQDYDTDKLFPAFGFGAQVPPDWQVSHEFALNFSSSNPYCSGIQGIVDAYRQALPQVRLYGPTNFAPIINHVAQFATQAAQQGTASQYFVLLLLTDGAVSDVEATKEAVVWASRLPMSIIIVGVGGADFTAMEELDGDGGPLRARSGESAARDIVQFVPFHQFKNAPREALAQAVLAEVPRQLVSYYKAQGLAPHKAPVLPAKDPAPAPKN; encoded by the exons ATGGCCCACTGTGTGACCTCGGTACAGCTGTCCATCTCCTGTGACCAGCTCATCGATAAGGATGTTGGCTCCAAGTCCGACCCACTCTGTGTCCTGCTGCAAGATGTGGGTGGGGGCAACTGGGCtgag CTCTGTCGGACAGAGCGCGTCCGGAATTGCTCCAGCCCTGAATTTTCCAGACCACTGCCAATCGACTATCACTTTGAAACAGTCCAGAAGTTACGTTTTGGTGTCTATGACATTGACAACAATACTCCTGATCTGGGAGATGACGACTTCTTGGGGGGAGCTGAATGCACCCTAGGACAG ATTGTATCTAGCCAGACGGTGACCCTGCCCCTGATGTTGAAACCTGGAAAACCAGCTGGCCATGGAACCATCACG ATCTCAGCCCAGGAGGTGAAGGACACTCGGGTGGTGATCATGGAAGTGGAGGCTCGGAATCTGGACAAGAAG GACTTTCTGGGCAAATCTGATCCATTCCTAGAGTTTTATCGACAGGGCGATGGAAAGTGGCATCTGGTCTACAGGTCTGAG GTGATTAAGAACAATCTGAATCCTACATGGAGCCGCTTCAGTGTTCCTTTGCAGCGTTTCTGTGGAGGAGACCCCACCCTGCCCATTCAG GTGCGCTGCTCAGACTATGACAGTGATGGCTCCCATGACCTCATTGGCTCCTTCCAGACCAATCTGACCCAGCTGCAGGGCACCCCA GTGGAGTTCGATTGTATTCATCCTGAGAAGCAGCAGAAAAAGAAGAGTTATAAGAACTCAGGGACCATTCGAGTTAAGGTCTGCCAG ATTGAGGCAGAGTTCTCCTTCTTGGACTATGTGATGGGTGGTTGCCAGATCAATTTCACT GTGGGTATGGACTTCACTGGATCCAATGGGGACCCTTCCTCTCCAGATTCTCTGCACTACTTGAGCCCCTCTGGTGTTAATGAGTACCTGACAGCTCTGTGGAGTGTGGGCTGTGTGGTACAGGACTATGACAC GGACAAACTGTTCCCGGCTTTTGGATTTGGGGCCCAGGTG CCCCCTGACTGGCAG GTCTCTCATGAATTTGCCTTGAACTTCAGTTCCAGTAACCCTTACTGCTCAG GCATCCAGGGTATTGTAGATGCCTATCGTCAGGCCCTGCCCCAGGTCAGACTCTATGGCCCCACGAATTTCGCCCCCATTATCAACCATGTAGCACAATTTGCTACCCAGGCTGCGCAGCAGGGAACTGCCTCG CAATACTTTGTGCTGCTCCTGCTGACGGATGGGGCCGTGTCAGACGTTGAGGCTACGAAAGAGGCCGTGGTCTGGGCCTCACGCCTGCCCATGTCTATCATCATTGTGGGTGTTGGGGGTGCTGACTTCACAGCCATGGAGGAGCTGGATGGGGATGGGGGTCCCTTGCGTGCCCGAAGTGGAGAGTCTGCTGCCCGAGACATAGTCCAGTTTGTGCCTTTCCACCAGTTCAAGAAC GCCCCTAGGGAAGCGCTGGCTCAAGCAGTCCTTGCTGAGGTGCCCCGGCAGCTTGTGTCTTACTATAAGGCACAGGGCTTGGCCCCCCACAAGGCCCCAGTACTGCCTGCCAAGGACCCAGCACCAGCCCCTAAGAACTGA